One genomic region from Clostridium saccharobutylicum DSM 13864 encodes:
- a CDS encoding FecCD family ABC transporter permease encodes MYKKAVILLIPLTFLILCIGTSIGSSDTSFVDIISIIGYKAFSIPLPKHINANAVAIIWNLRLPRVFLAFIVGGSLSVSGAVVQSLLRNPLASPYTLGVSSGASLGVGFLIISGLSMPVLGRLTLPLTGFLCGLLTVLIIIKFACRVDKSMSTSTIILCGMVFSLFCNAILTTIAALYSEDIKSIALWQMGSFSMKGWSYVQIGVPFFIIGVIGIMRYCTEMDILSFGEDQAKSVGVDTNMTKIRLLIFSAILTGSAVALSGIIGFVDLIIPHLVRKIIGAKHKFVIPFCIILGGCFMVITDLVARTIIIPSELPVGAITALIGAPFFAYIYFKKSR; translated from the coding sequence ATGTATAAAAAAGCTGTTATATTATTAATCCCATTAACGTTTTTAATTTTATGTATTGGAACTTCTATCGGAAGTTCTGATACCAGCTTTGTCGATATTATTTCAATAATTGGATATAAGGCTTTTAGCATTCCATTACCTAAACATATAAATGCTAATGCTGTAGCTATAATTTGGAATTTAAGATTACCTAGGGTTTTTTTAGCATTTATAGTAGGTGGTTCATTATCAGTTAGTGGTGCTGTAGTTCAATCATTACTTAGAAATCCATTAGCTTCACCATATACCTTGGGTGTATCTTCCGGTGCTTCTCTTGGAGTTGGATTTCTTATAATCTCTGGATTATCAATGCCTGTATTAGGCAGACTTACACTTCCCTTAACAGGATTTTTATGCGGACTTTTAACTGTGCTGATTATTATTAAATTTGCATGCAGAGTTGATAAAAGCATGTCAACTTCGACTATAATTTTATGTGGTATGGTTTTTTCTTTATTTTGTAATGCAATACTTACAACTATAGCAGCATTATACAGCGAAGATATAAAAAGTATAGCCCTTTGGCAGATGGGGTCTTTTTCTATGAAGGGATGGTCATATGTACAAATTGGAGTTCCATTTTTTATAATCGGAGTAATAGGTATTATGCGTTACTGTACTGAAATGGATATATTATCTTTTGGTGAAGATCAAGCAAAATCAGTTGGAGTAGATACAAATATGACAAAAATACGTCTTCTTATTTTCTCTGCTATATTAACAGGATCTGCTGTAGCATTGAGTGGAATTATTGGTTTTGTTGATTTAATTATCCCTCATCTTGTAAGAAAAATTATTGGAGCAAAACATAAGTTTGTAATTCCCTTCTGCATAATTTTAGGAGGATGTTTTATGGTAATTACTGATTTAGTAGCAAGAACCATTATAATACCATCAGAATTACCAGTTGGTGCTATTACAGCTCTTATTGGTGCCCCGTTCTTTGCATACATATATTTCAAAAAATCAAGGTAG
- a CDS encoding ABC transporter ATP-binding protein, producing MLEVKNISCGYDKIDIIKDATFQAKRGEVLCIVGPNGCGKSTLLKAIGKLIEYKGKIALDSNDIKNLSVKEFAKNIALMTQSNNIYFPYTVYETVALGRYAYLKGILSSLSKEDNLIVMKSIKSVGLIDLKDKLINELSGGQLQRVFLAKSFAQNPEVILLDEPTNHLDLKCQIEILEYLSLWAKENNKIIIAVLHDLNLVNLFGEKVILLSKGEIISKGTPKEVFLKDNLKNVYNIDVKNFMINALKQWQ from the coding sequence TTGTTAGAGGTTAAGAATATTTCCTGTGGCTATGACAAAATAGATATTATAAAAGATGCTACATTTCAAGCTAAAAGAGGCGAAGTTCTTTGTATAGTTGGTCCAAATGGATGTGGAAAAAGTACGCTTTTAAAAGCAATAGGTAAACTCATTGAATATAAAGGAAAAATAGCATTAGATTCAAATGATATAAAAAATTTATCTGTAAAAGAATTTGCTAAAAACATTGCACTAATGACTCAAAGCAACAATATCTACTTTCCTTACACAGTTTATGAAACTGTTGCTTTAGGAAGATATGCTTATTTAAAAGGAATTTTATCCTCATTAAGTAAAGAAGATAACTTAATTGTAATGAAATCTATAAAAAGTGTTGGACTTATAGATTTAAAAGATAAGCTTATAAATGAATTATCTGGTGGTCAGCTTCAACGTGTATTCTTAGCAAAATCATTTGCTCAAAATCCAGAAGTTATTCTATTAGATGAACCAACAAACCACCTTGATTTAAAGTGCCAAATTGAAATTTTAGAATATTTGAGTTTATGGGCAAAAGAAAATAATAAAATTATAATAGCTGTATTACATGATTTAAACTTAGTTAATTTATTTGGTGAAAAAGTTATATTACTAAGTAAAGGTGAAATAATCAGCAAAGGTACACCTAAAGAAGTATTTCTAAAAGATAACTTAAAAAATGTATATAATATAGATGTAAAAAATTTCATGATTAATGCTTTAAAACAGTGGCAGTAA
- a CDS encoding IS256 family transposase, whose product MKVPDINYQEEIKKCKSMDDVVGKNGLMQKLLKDVMQQLLEAEMDEHLGREKYERADNESEKNYRNGYSKKDVRSSYGEVPLDIPRDRKSEFEPRAIRKYETECSELDKKIIGLYARGMSTRDIQSELEELYGIDVSPSMISKITDKVMDAAAEWQNRMLDPVYPIVYMDAVHFKVRDEHRIVSKAAYICMGVDMNGYKDILGIWIGEAEGAKFWLSVCNDLNNRGVKDILIACMDGLRGLPDAIRAVFPKVCIQNCIIHQIRNSIKYVSYKNRKEFMKDLKLVYKADTEEIALAQLDELKKKWDNLYDSVVDSWYENWDKLSTYFSYTKEIRKMIYTTNTLEGFNRQLRKFTKIRTVFPTDDSLRKSLYLATDQVMKKWTSPLPNWGVTLLKFEIMFKERINEALAV is encoded by the coding sequence ATGAAAGTACCAGATATTAATTATCAAGAAGAAATTAAAAAGTGTAAAAGCATGGATGATGTTGTAGGTAAGAATGGATTGATGCAAAAGCTATTAAAAGATGTTATGCAACAATTGCTTGAAGCGGAAATGGATGAACATTTAGGCAGAGAGAAGTATGAAAGAGCCGATAACGAAAGTGAAAAGAATTATCGAAATGGTTATTCTAAAAAAGATGTTAGAAGTAGTTACGGGGAGGTACCTTTAGATATTCCACGAGACAGAAAATCAGAGTTTGAGCCAAGAGCAATTCGAAAGTATGAAACAGAATGTAGTGAACTGGATAAAAAAATAATTGGTTTGTATGCACGTGGAATGTCTACAAGAGATATTCAATCCGAACTCGAAGAGCTCTATGGTATAGATGTCTCTCCATCAATGATATCGAAAATAACAGATAAAGTGATGGACGCAGCAGCAGAATGGCAAAACAGAATGTTAGACCCAGTATATCCTATAGTATATATGGATGCGGTTCATTTTAAGGTAAGAGATGAACATAGAATTGTTTCTAAAGCAGCATATATTTGTATGGGAGTTGATATGAATGGCTATAAAGATATTTTAGGAATTTGGATAGGCGAAGCTGAAGGTGCAAAATTTTGGTTAAGTGTATGCAATGATTTAAATAATCGTGGCGTTAAAGACATCTTAATTGCATGTATGGATGGATTAAGAGGCTTACCAGACGCAATTAGAGCTGTTTTTCCAAAGGTATGTATTCAAAATTGTATAATACATCAAATAAGAAATTCGATAAAATATGTCTCTTATAAAAACAGAAAAGAATTTATGAAAGATTTGAAGCTTGTTTATAAAGCAGATACAGAGGAAATTGCGCTAGCGCAGCTCGATGAGTTGAAGAAAAAATGGGATAATCTTTATGATTCTGTAGTGGATTCATGGTATGAAAACTGGGATAAATTATCTACATATTTTTCTTATACTAAAGAAATTAGAAAGATGATTTATACTACCAATACACTTGAAGGTTTTAATAGGCAACTAAGAAAATTCACTAAGATTAGAACTGTATTTCCAACTGATGATTCATTACGAAAGTCATTGTATTTAGCAACAGATCAAGTTATGAAAAAATGGACTTCACCACTTCCAAACTGGGGTGTTACACTTTTAAAATTTGAAATAATGTTTAAAGAAAGAATCAACGAAGCGTTAGCTGTATAG
- a CDS encoding 5-methyltetrahydropteroyltriglutamate--homocysteine S-methyltransferase, translated as MIQFENAKKRGVTPFRYDIVGSFLRPKALKEERAKFAKGIISSEELKKIEDIEIKKLIENQKRVGLKVITDGEFRRSWWHLDFMWGLNGVEKVEIDNGYKFNGLETRPETARLSGKITGENHPFINHFKFIQQFAENGITARQTIPAPAQFLAELQRAENKDATNKFYNNMNELINDIANAYQTIIQDLYDVGCRSLQLDDCTWGMFCDKKYWEARQDAGVDLKKLAETYLKVNNLAISKHPDDMIVTTHVCRGNYHSTFAASGGYEPIAEILFGKENVDGFYLEFDTDRAGDFSPLRFLGDGKQVVLGLVSSKIGELEDKTAIINRIKEANQYVNINNICISPQCGFASTEEGNILTDDEQWNKILFLKEIANEIWK; from the coding sequence ATGATACAATTTGAAAATGCAAAGAAAAGAGGAGTAACACCATTTAGATATGATATTGTTGGAAGTTTTCTTCGTCCAAAAGCATTAAAAGAAGAAAGAGCAAAATTTGCAAAAGGAATAATTTCTAGTGAGGAATTAAAAAAAATTGAAGATATTGAAATTAAAAAATTAATTGAAAATCAAAAAAGAGTTGGATTAAAAGTAATAACAGATGGAGAATTCCGTCGCTCTTGGTGGCACCTTGATTTTATGTGGGGATTAAATGGTGTTGAAAAGGTAGAAATAGATAATGGATATAAATTTAATGGCTTGGAAACAAGACCAGAAACTGCGAGATTGTCAGGAAAAATTACTGGTGAAAATCATCCATTTATTAATCATTTTAAATTTATTCAACAATTTGCAGAGAATGGAATTACAGCTAGACAAACAATTCCAGCACCAGCACAATTTTTAGCAGAATTGCAACGTGCAGAAAATAAGGATGCTACTAATAAATTTTATAATAATATGAATGAATTAATAAACGATATTGCCAATGCATATCAAACTATAATTCAAGATTTATATGATGTTGGATGCAGAAGTTTACAACTTGATGATTGTACTTGGGGAATGTTTTGTGATAAAAAATACTGGGAAGCTCGCCAAGATGCTGGAGTTGATTTAAAAAAACTTGCAGAGACGTATTTAAAAGTTAATAATCTAGCAATTTCAAAGCATCCAGATGACATGATTGTTACAACCCATGTTTGCAGAGGAAATTATCATTCAACCTTTGCAGCTTCAGGTGGATATGAGCCAATTGCAGAAATTCTGTTTGGAAAAGAAAATGTAGATGGATTTTATCTTGAATTTGATACAGATAGAGCAGGCGATTTTTCACCACTTCGTTTCTTAGGTGATGGAAAACAAGTTGTTTTAGGACTTGTATCTTCAAAAATCGGAGAATTAGAAGATAAGACTGCTATAATTAATAGAATTAAAGAAGCTAATCAATATGTTAATATTAACAACATTTGTATTAGTCCACAATGTGGATTTGCTTCTACTGAAGAAGGGAATATTCTTACAGACGATGAACAGTGGAATAAAATTCTTTTCCTTAAAGAAATTGCGAATGAAATCTGGAAATAA
- a CDS encoding LysR family transcriptional regulator, translating to MTLQQLKYAVEIARCGSITKATRQLFISQPSLSNAIMELETEIGITIFNRTNRGITVSAHGAEFLGYAKQVIEQVELLESRYSNKKITKQSFSVSTQHYAFAVSAFVNLIKGYDLDEYEFSLRETRTYEIIEDVKNLRSEIGILYLNEFNSKVLNKFLRENNLIFKELFKANPHIFISSENPLANKKYVTLKELESYPYLSFEQGEFNSFYFSEEIQSTLTHKKSITVSDRATLFNLLIGLNGYTISTGVISHDLNGNNIISVPLELEEEITIGYIIHENISLSKIALDYVQLLKETLMEELNQV from the coding sequence ATGACATTACAACAATTAAAATATGCAGTTGAAATAGCTAGATGTGGATCTATTACAAAAGCAACAAGGCAACTTTTTATTAGCCAACCAAGTCTTTCTAATGCAATCATGGAACTTGAAACTGAAATTGGAATTACTATTTTTAATAGAACTAATAGAGGGATTACAGTTTCTGCTCACGGTGCTGAATTTTTAGGTTATGCAAAACAAGTAATTGAACAAGTTGAATTACTGGAAAGTCGTTATTCTAATAAAAAAATAACTAAACAAAGTTTTTCTGTTTCTACCCAACATTATGCATTTGCAGTTAGTGCTTTTGTAAATCTTATAAAGGGATATGATTTAGATGAATATGAATTTTCTTTACGTGAAACAAGAACTTATGAAATTATAGAAGATGTGAAAAATCTTCGAAGTGAAATAGGAATTCTTTATTTAAATGAATTTAATTCTAAAGTTCTCAATAAATTTTTAAGAGAAAATAATTTGATTTTTAAAGAATTATTCAAAGCAAATCCTCATATTTTTATTAGTTCTGAAAATCCACTTGCAAATAAAAAATATGTTACGTTAAAAGAATTAGAATCATATCCATACCTTTCCTTCGAACAAGGTGAATTTAATTCTTTTTATTTTTCAGAAGAAATTCAAAGTACTCTTACTCATAAGAAAAGTATTACTGTAAGTGATAGAGCAACATTATTCAATTTACTTATTGGATTAAATGGTTATACTATTTCAACTGGAGTTATTAGCCATGATTTAAATGGAAATAATATAATTTCTGTTCCTCTAGAATTGGAAGAAGAGATTACTATTGGATATATTATTCATGAGAATATATCTTTAAGTAAAATAGCTTTAGATTATGTTCAATTATTAAAAGAAACATTGATGGAAGAATTGAATCAGGTATAG
- a CDS encoding energy-coupling factor ABC transporter substrate-binding protein translates to MSKTKKTVVTLLIIAALIAVIPLFTLKGAEFGGSDDAGSEVVSQITGGEYKPWVKPVMETWIGGELPGEVESLIFCVQTGIGVGVIAFFMGRFVERKKIENEKNKNK, encoded by the coding sequence ATGTCAAAAACAAAAAAGACAGTTGTAACTTTATTAATTATTGCTGCACTGATTGCTGTAATACCATTATTTACATTAAAAGGTGCTGAATTTGGTGGATCTGATGATGCAGGAAGTGAAGTAGTTTCTCAAATTACAGGCGGTGAGTATAAACCTTGGGTTAAGCCAGTTATGGAAACTTGGATTGGTGGAGAATTACCTGGAGAAGTAGAGAGCTTGATTTTCTGCGTGCAGACAGGTATTGGAGTTGGCGTTATTGCTTTTTTTATGGGAAGATTCGTAGAAAGAAAGAAAATAGAAAATGAAAAGAATAAAAACAAATAA
- a CDS encoding energy-coupling factor ABC transporter permease, whose amino-acid sequence MNKKEKKIITFAISFALAFGVAPAANAMHIMEGYLPPKFCIMWGVICLPFIIAGYLSIKKTLSEYRRSITILAMAGAFVFVLSSLKIPSVTGSCSHMTGTGLGAILFGPSPVSILGIIVLIFQAILLAHGGLTTLGANTFSMAIAGPFVSYAIYKLCKILKVNKYLGIFLAASIGDLFTYCITSIQLALAYPSENGGVMVSAIKFLAVFAPTQVPLAIIEGILTVVIIIGLETYAKPELKGLGLMNGGEN is encoded by the coding sequence ATGAATAAAAAAGAAAAGAAAATTATAACTTTTGCAATATCATTTGCTTTAGCTTTTGGAGTAGCTCCAGCAGCAAATGCAATGCACATTATGGAAGGATATCTTCCACCAAAATTTTGTATTATGTGGGGAGTTATTTGTCTTCCATTTATAATAGCAGGTTATTTATCAATTAAGAAAACATTGTCCGAGTACCGTAGATCAATCACTATTTTAGCTATGGCAGGCGCATTTGTTTTTGTACTTTCATCTTTAAAAATTCCATCAGTAACAGGAAGTTGTTCACACATGACAGGTACAGGACTTGGGGCAATTTTATTTGGACCAAGTCCAGTTAGTATATTGGGAATTATTGTACTTATTTTTCAAGCAATTTTACTTGCTCATGGAGGACTAACTACTCTTGGTGCAAATACATTTTCTATGGCTATTGCAGGTCCATTCGTCTCTTATGCAATATATAAATTGTGTAAAATTTTAAAAGTCAATAAATATTTAGGTATTTTCTTAGCAGCATCAATTGGTGATTTATTTACTTATTGTATAACAAGCATTCAGCTTGCACTTGCATATCCATCTGAAAATGGTGGGGTTATGGTATCTGCAATTAAATTTCTTGCAGTATTCGCACCTACGCAGGTTCCCTTAGCAATTATAGAAGGCATTTTGACAGTTGTTATTATAATTGGTCTTGAAACATATGCAAAACCTGAATTGAAAGGTCTTGGATTAATGAATGGAGGCGAAAATTAA
- a CDS encoding energy-coupling factor ABC transporter ATP-binding protein produces the protein MKKLILKIEDLHYIYGNGKSALNGVNVDIYEGEKIAVIGSNGSGKSTFFLNVDGVLTPEQGKIIYRDKVINKKNLKELRKNIGIVFQDADNQIIASTVMAEVGFGPMNLKFPKEEVLKRVDEALEYMNISHLKDRPPHYLSGGEKKRVSIADIIAMKSEIIIFDEPTAALDPLNAMMLEEVLMKLGSEGKTMLISTHDVDFTYRWAERVLVFSEGKIIADGTPLEIFKNKEILKQANLKQPTLLEVYESLVEKHLLEDIKSYPKSIQEFKKILGE, from the coding sequence ATGAAAAAATTAATATTAAAAATTGAGGATCTTCACTACATATATGGAAATGGAAAGTCTGCATTGAATGGAGTAAATGTAGATATTTATGAAGGTGAGAAAATCGCTGTCATTGGTTCTAATGGATCAGGGAAATCTACATTTTTCTTGAATGTGGATGGCGTGCTTACACCAGAACAAGGGAAAATTATTTATAGAGATAAAGTTATAAATAAAAAGAATTTAAAGGAACTTAGAAAAAACATTGGAATAGTATTTCAGGATGCTGATAATCAAATTATTGCATCAACAGTTATGGCAGAAGTTGGATTCGGACCTATGAATTTAAAGTTTCCCAAAGAAGAAGTATTGAAGCGTGTTGATGAAGCACTGGAATACATGAATATTTCACATTTGAAAGATCGCCCACCTCATTATTTGAGTGGTGGAGAAAAGAAACGCGTTAGTATTGCGGATATTATTGCGATGAAATCAGAGATTATAATATTTGATGAACCAACAGCAGCATTAGATCCGTTAAATGCAATGATGTTAGAAGAAGTTTTGATGAAGCTTGGATCTGAAGGAAAGACAATGCTTATTTCTACACATGATGTAGATTTTACATATAGATGGGCTGAAAGAGTTCTTGTGTTTAGTGAAGGAAAAATCATTGCAGATGGAACACCTCTAGAAATTTTTAAAAATAAAGAAATTTTAAAACAGGCAAATTTGAAACAGCCAACATTGTTAGAGGTTTATGAATCTCTTGTAGAAAAACATCTTCTAGAAGATATAAAATCTTATCCTAAAAGTATACAGGAATTTAAGAAAATACTTGGAGAATAA
- the cbiQ gene encoding cobalt ECF transporter T component CbiQ: MDKIIILCVMFWMIVFFFILKHKSKHTHRDGVHHHKHKIGHKHGEGYSIDFYAYASKIRQWNAAFKVYLSVLTLILCIVLDNPYVSVAVIIAMAYLTVIKGGIPLTEYLSILAIPITFILISTFTVAIDFSKQSIGQYNMHLGLFYIFTSQEQLKKMAFLILKIFAAISALQMMTLSTPSSEIIYVLRNLHVPKIIVELMSLIYRYIFILMNVCTKMKNSARSRQGYCDFKTSCYTFGRIASNMLIISLKKANDYYDAMEARCYDGDLVFLEEDKKIKMIQIAFAAAFIIFLIFLWNFTR; the protein is encoded by the coding sequence ATGGACAAAATTATTATTTTATGTGTTATGTTTTGGATGATTGTCTTTTTCTTTATATTGAAACATAAAAGTAAGCATACTCATAGGGATGGGGTACATCATCATAAACATAAAATAGGACATAAACATGGGGAAGGATATTCAATTGATTTTTATGCTTATGCCTCAAAAATCAGACAGTGGAATGCTGCCTTTAAAGTATACTTATCAGTTTTGACATTGATTCTCTGCATTGTATTGGACAATCCATATGTATCTGTTGCAGTAATAATTGCAATGGCGTATCTAACGGTTATCAAAGGAGGGATTCCATTAACTGAATACTTGTCAATACTGGCAATTCCAATTACTTTTATTTTGATTAGTACTTTTACTGTTGCAATTGATTTTTCTAAGCAGTCAATAGGACAGTATAACATGCATCTTGGTTTATTTTATATTTTTACATCTCAGGAACAGCTTAAGAAAATGGCATTTTTGATTTTAAAAATTTTTGCAGCAATTAGTGCTCTACAAATGATGACACTGTCAACTCCATCTTCGGAAATTATTTATGTGCTTCGAAATCTGCATGTGCCAAAGATTATCGTAGAATTGATGAGTCTTATTTATCGTTATATATTTATTTTAATGAATGTATGTACGAAAATGAAGAATTCCGCAAGATCACGCCAGGGCTACTGTGATTTTAAAACATCCTGCTATACATTTGGACGTATTGCAAGCAATATGCTTATTATTTCTCTTAAGAAAGCAAATGATTATTATGATGCTATGGAGGCTCGATGCTATGATGGAGATCTCGTATTTTTGGAGGAAGATAAAAAGATAAAAATGATACAGATTGCTTTTGCAGCAGCATTCATAATTTTTTTGATTTTTCTTTGGAACTTTACAAGATAA
- a CDS encoding amidohydrolase: MKITLLKDGIVYDLEKDRYDKKDIIIKEGKIAEIAENLSDKYENMEIIELNEKFVFPGFIDCHTHLGIIEECTGKIGVDNNETSDPVTPHLNGIDAINPFDIAFKDAVKSGITCVMSGPGSNNVVGGRNVVIKTVGTIIDKMIVKNPAGFKVSLGENPLSTYGINDKCPVTRMGSAALIRELFMRTEDYIVRKENNNIKERDIRLEAVIPLLKGEIPLRVHAHRADDIVTAIRIADEFNISKMVIEHGTEAHLVKSYLKEKNVPVAYGPLLTPRIKMELKGRRYASIVELFKEGVKTAIITDHPYNSIDCLRTVAAIAMAQGLSFKDAMKSITINAAEILNCQDRIGKLEIGYDADIVVYDGNPLDIKSKADLTIIDGEIVFKRE; this comes from the coding sequence TTGAAAATAACTTTGTTAAAAGATGGTATTGTGTATGATTTAGAAAAAGATAGATATGATAAAAAAGATATAATTATAAAAGAAGGAAAAATAGCAGAGATAGCTGAAAATCTATCAGACAAGTATGAAAACATGGAAATTATTGAGTTAAACGAGAAATTTGTATTTCCAGGATTTATTGATTGCCATACTCATCTTGGGATTATTGAAGAGTGTACTGGGAAAATAGGTGTTGATAATAATGAAACATCAGATCCTGTTACCCCTCATTTAAATGGTATAGATGCTATAAATCCGTTTGATATAGCATTTAAGGACGCCGTGAAATCTGGTATAACCTGTGTTATGAGTGGACCTGGAAGTAATAATGTTGTTGGAGGAAGAAATGTTGTTATAAAAACAGTTGGAACAATTATTGATAAAATGATAGTAAAGAATCCAGCAGGTTTTAAAGTTTCTCTTGGAGAAAATCCATTAAGTACATATGGAATTAATGATAAGTGTCCAGTAACAAGGATGGGCAGTGCAGCATTAATAAGAGAGTTATTTATGAGAACAGAGGATTATATAGTTCGTAAAGAAAATAATAATATCAAAGAAAGAGATATAAGATTAGAAGCGGTTATTCCTTTATTAAAAGGAGAAATTCCACTAAGAGTTCATGCTCATAGAGCGGATGATATAGTTACAGCCATAAGAATTGCTGATGAATTTAATATCAGTAAAATGGTAATTGAACATGGTACCGAGGCACATTTAGTAAAATCTTATTTAAAGGAAAAGAATGTTCCAGTAGCCTATGGCCCTCTTCTTACTCCACGAATAAAAATGGAGTTAAAGGGAAGAAGATATGCTTCTATTGTGGAGCTTTTTAAAGAAGGAGTTAAAACTGCTATTATAACAGACCATCCATATAATTCAATAGATTGTTTGAGAACAGTTGCAGCTATAGCTATGGCGCAAGGATTATCATTTAAAGATGCAATGAAATCAATTACAATAAACGCTGCAGAAATACTGAATTGTCAAGATAGAATAGGAAAGTTAGAAATTGGTTATGATGCAGATATTGTAGTATATGATGGTAATCCACTTGATATAAAATCTAAAGCTGATCTTACAATAATAGATGGTGAAATAGTATTTAAAAGAGAGTAA
- a CDS encoding spore coat protein: protein MVQNSQLTEKDIALDLLTSSKASIATLTKVLTETTNPQLRDTLKSELTTCINSHYRLSDLSINKGWYNAQATPEQQLQQDLSSINSIVQ, encoded by the coding sequence ATGGTACAAAATTCTCAATTAACAGAAAAAGATATTGCTCTTGATCTATTAACAAGTTCAAAAGCTTCAATAGCAACATTAACAAAAGTATTAACAGAAACAACAAATCCACAACTAAGAGATACCCTTAAAAGTGAATTAACTACATGTATTAATTCTCATTATAGACTATCAGATTTATCAATTAATAAAGGTTGGTATAATGCACAAGCAACTCCTGAGCAACAACTTCAGCAAGATTTGTCATCTATTAATTCAATAGTTCAATAA